A window of Echeneis naucrates chromosome 13, fEcheNa1.1, whole genome shotgun sequence contains these coding sequences:
- the rnf26 gene encoding E3 ubiquitin-protein ligase RNF26 has product MGLVNFVVSAIGKCLDAVCLLLDLNFLVVHTVVRAVLGLISFINSLPHLLLASVLELGNLSVFCLVSAAQAASDAAHSGAAMLGSLVLGLEGLLESLKMVGYLCTHVLFRGKEHLYRGVLLLLEGCGIAVSLVVYFTNTVVNFALIAAQNVYLALVSVWQTVSSPLQKVLEFTLTSFTFLYSSLVGTSAFLWSPCKLVLDFLVSLVHMFISVFILNIYGLLLTVTIALTTTAFLNPQLTRQAAVQVSDSLRSVPAVHNLFLLFHNLVSSIRSTLHVVRGNIQHLHRMLHHLYLLERRLWQQLARHSSQLGLVLRTHLHRDNGNGMRGDGDASEDRRGPPDGRAGDGAHQEMLDLVFPSSSTERLLKKQSSSGKDGKPLPAENLLTLLKEQEDRKKCVICQDSTKTVVLLPCRHLCLCRDCTNLLLKQPIYKHNCPLCRHMILNTMDVYL; this is encoded by the coding sequence ATGGGTTTGGTGAACTTCGTCGTCTCCGCCATTGGAAAATGCCTGGACGCCGTTTGTTTGCTCCTGGACCTGAACTTCCTGGTCGTCCACACGGTGGTGCGGGCCGTGCTGGGGCTCATCTCCTTCATCAACAGCCTGCCTCACCTCCTCCTCGCCTCGGTGCTGGAGTTGGGAAACCTCTCGGTCTTCTGCCTGGTGTCCGCGGCACAGGCGGCTTCAGACGCAGCGCACAGTGGCGCCGCCATGTTGGGGAGCTTGGTGCTGGGTCTGGAGGGGCTGCTGGAGAGCCTGAAGATGGTGGGTTACCTGTGCACCCACGTCCTGTTCCGGGGCAAGGAGCATCTGTATCgaggtgtgctgctgctgctggagggcTGTGGCATAGCCGTCAGCCTGGTGGTCTATTTCACCAACACGGTGGTGAACTTTGCGCTCATTGCGGCTCAGAACGTGTACTTGGCGCTGGTGAGTGTATGGCAGACGGTGTCCAGTCCGCTGCAGAAGGTGCTGGAGTTCACGCTGACCTCCTTCACCTTTCTGTACAGCAGCCTGGTTGGTACATCAGCCTTCCTGTGGTCGCCATGTAAGCTGGTTTTGGACTTCCTGGTTTCCCTGGTGCACATGTTCATCAGCGTCTTCATCCTGAACATCTATGGCCTCCTGCTCACTGTCACCATTGCTCTGACTACCACGGCCTTCCTGAATCCGCAGCTAACACGACAGGCGGCTGTACAAGTTTCGGATTCCCTACGTTCTGTCCCTGCTGTGCACaatctgtttctgcttttccaCAACCTTGTCTCAAGCATACGGAGCACCCTGCATGTTGTACGTGGTAACATACAACATCTGCACAGGATGCTCCATCACCTCTACTTGCTGGAGAGAAGACTATGGCAGCAGCTGGCTCGACACAGCAGCCAACTAGGCCTGGTGCTGAGGACACACCTCCACAGGGACAACGGCAACGGGATGAGAGGCGACGGTGATGCCAGTGAGGATCGGCGGGGCCCGCCAGATGGGAGAGCAGGAGATGGAGCCCACCAGGAGATGCTGGATTTAGTTTTCCCCTCCTCCAGTACAGAAAGACTTCTAAAGAAGCAGTCGTCTTCGGGCAAAGACGGTAAACCTCTGCCTGCCGAGAATCTGCTGACTCTtctgaaggagcaggaggacaggaagaagTGTGTCATCTGTCAGGACAGTACTAAGACAGTGGTGCTGCTGCCATGCAGACACCTCTGCTTGTGTAGAGACTGTACAAACCTCCTGTTGAAGCAACCTATCTATAAACATAACTGCCCACTCTGTCGACACATGATTCTCAACACCATGGACGTATATCTATGA